The following DNA comes from Candidatus Nitrosotalea okcheonensis.
TTTGTAAATGGAGACAAGACTACAAACTCACTGTATCTCTTGTCCCTGTCAAGTGAATGGAACAATCTTTCAGATGCATCTTTCTCAATTCTAACGATGGAACAATTTTTCTTTCCAGTGACTATCTTGAGTGGATGGCCGTTTTTTTCACTGGGTTTTCGTTCAATTGTTGTAATGTTTTCAGGCTTGCCCATATCAGTAATTATTATTGGTATCTCTACGCCATTTTCTACAATCTCCTTTATTGCAATCGGATCAAGAATCTTCATTCCAAACATCCCTGCAATTCTTGCCTCGTTGTATGAGAGGCTGGTGATGCTTTCCAGTTCTTCCTTGACTAGTCGTGGATCTGCGGACAGTACCGCACTATCTTTTTCAAAGTCTATTCTGGTGTTGTATTTTTTGTTAAAAAGAATTCCAAGATCAGCTGCAGTTCTATCAGAGCCTCCTCTCTCATAAGTTGTTTCTATCCCATCTACCGTCTTTCCGATAAATCCTCCTATTGACAAGACATCGTTTTTTTCCAGCAACTCTTCCACTTCTTCCATTCTTTCTGATGACTCGGAGGCAAGAAAGTTTGCCGATTCCAAGTTATTATCTGTGATTATGGGCCATATGTCAAATGGAATGACTTCGGATTTTATGCCAGAACTTTTCAGGACATGGTTCATTACGTGAGACATTAAAATTTCTCCAGAATATGCAAGCAACCTTGCCCTGGTTTCATTGGCAAACTCTCTTTTTTGTAGAGTTTCTGACAAAACAGTTCTAGCTTTTTCAAGAAAAAGATCGATGGTTTTGTTACAATCCTCTTGCAGTGTCCTGTCTATCGTTTGAACAATTTTTTGATATGGTTTTCTCAGAATTTCTGTATCTGGTTTTTCTCCTCTTTCTGCTCTACGCCCAATCTCAAGCGCAATATCTGTAAGAGATCTTTGTTTTTCATTGTATACTGTAAGAGGAGCAGAAAAGACCGTGATTACCTTGGAATTTTTTTTCAACTCGTTAATCCTTTTGATTATGGTGGGTATCAGTATGCCATCAACGCCCACTGCACTGCCGCCAAATTTTGAAATGACTAGATTTTCCAAAACTTGGTTATCTCTCTTCTGGTCCTTCTATAAAGTATTGGGTATTTTTTATGGTCGCACTAATTCCAACTGTGCAAATCATGTACATTGTCTTTAGAGTGCTGATTGATTTTTCAACAAAATAACTAGGCCAAGAAATTTTTTATCAAATCTGATGCCTTTTTTGACCCATCAAAAGGTTGAGGGTTTCTCTTCTCATCAATTTTTTTGCGTATCAACCTGTCAAGATTGAAAATATCACCATATGTGTATCCAAGTTCTCTTGCATTCTCTTCTTGCTCAAAATGACCTTTTATAGGAATGAATATTCCAGGTGTTCCGTAATGCCTTGATTCATCTATGGTAGATTTTCCAGCAAGTGAAACTACCAAGTCTGACGCAAATATTATTTCATGTAAATTATTTACAAATCCTAAATTTCTAATATCTTTATGATTTATCTTAAATGAAGGACCACTCACAATAACAATCTCACAGTCGGGGCTAATTTTTGGATATATCTCAAGAATCTTTTCAATCAAAAATCTACCAGAATCTGTTCCACCTATGCTTACAACAATTGTTTTTTTATGGAATGCATATTTTTCCCGTAATGATTCACGTGACTGTGATGTATTTCGTACTATTGGACCCACCCTTGATAAGTTGCCTTCATTTTTGCCATTTTCTGGCAAAATCACAAGATCACATTTTTCAATTATTTTTTTCATTGACTTGTTCATCTGTCTTTCAATGATTGAGCCAATGCCTTTTGCAAAACTTGTCTTGAGTATGTCAGTTACTAAGATGGTCTTGATTCCCATCTCCTGAGCCACTACTAGCGATGCAAAATCCTCGTCACTTGCAACAACTCTTGGATGATACATCTTGAGTATCTCGGATGAAATTTCTTTACATTCCTTGTAGTAGGAATAATATTTGAAGAGCCACTTGAGTGGTTGTCGTAGTATTCCATTCTCAACCTGAAACGCTGGAGGCATGTACAGGTCATCAGCATCAAAACCATTCTGTGAAATAAGTGTAGAGCCAGCTCTGCCACTCACAAATCTCTTTGATATTCCATCAAGGTTATACGATATGGCCACATCGCGCGTGGCATGTCCAAGCCCTATGGGGCTTGAGAAAAAAACTAGGTCTACCATATCTTCAATTCTATCTGGATGTGATTTCTCTATTTTTTATTTTGGATGATTCTCAAAGTTTAAATCTATTTTAATTAGGAGCTTGCTTGGGTTCATAGTCCAGGTCGGTTATGACGTCGCCCTTACACGGCGAAGATCCAGGGTTCAAATCCCTGTGGACCCATACTTACATACGGTATGGATACCCCTCAAAAAAATGACCAAGTTTCCCATTTTTGGACAATGACAATTTTTGAAATTTCTGCCAGAATTATTTTTTTGACAATGTGGTACTTGATACCATTTCCTGCATTTTTCCAAGATCTTCTGGTGTTGCATTCTGACGTCCTTTTTTATTATGTAAGAATTCCCTGATGATGTGAAAACTATGGATCCATTAAAATCCTCTAAGGCCAACGGGCCGGCATAATTCCGGATGATCTCTTAGATAAGAAATTTTTTGCAGCATGGACTGTTTGTCCTGTGGAAAAGTTCCTCCTATCGGATAAGCATTTGATCCATGATTTGCACGAAAAACAACTTGTGTACTTGGATCTATTTTTGATATCAAAAGTTCCAGTTCCCCTAATGCTTCCGAGTCGTCAATTGGCAAAAACGGCTCTTTGAATTTTGTCAGAAATTCATCACGGATACCGTCTTCTAGATGCAGAGTCAGGGCTCCAACATAGTGCGGTGCAGAGACGCTTAGCACTTTGGCAGTCTCCTCTATGTGATCCCTCGAGTAAGTCTTCCCGCCCAAGCCCAAAATTACCATACATGATATGGTATATCCTGCATCTTTTGCTTTTTGGCATGACTTTATGATTGTCTGGCCTGTTGCTCCCTTGGTGACTTTTTTGAGAATTGTATCTGATCCACTTTCTATTCCAATGTAAAACATTGTCAGTCCTGCAGCATGCAATTTTTTGAGATCCTCTAGAGATTTTTTCAGAATGTTTTGTGGCATGGCATAGCAAGATATGCGCTCAAAGTTTGGAAATTTTTCTCGCAGATAATCTAAAATCTGAATCATTTTCTGAGTTGACAGGTTCAATGCGTCACCGTCTGCAAGAAATATCCTGGTACTGTCTGGCATGTGCTTTGAGGCAAGATCAATTTCTGACCTGATCTCTTCCCATGGTCTCTCGGAATATTCTTTTGAGCGATACATGTTGCAGTATGAACACTTGTTAAACGAGCAACCTAGGGTAACCTGGAAAATTAATGACTTGGCTTCAGACGGAGGCCTGTATAGAGGATAATCATAATCAAACATGTTTTAATCTAATCCTTGTCGATCTTATCAGTTATTCGGTAAGTTCTATCGCGTTTACAATAATAGCGAATCAAGAAAATTAGGTTTTAGAACAAGCCGCGCAAGTTTTGGATAACCAAGATCTATTAATTAACTTCTAATATACGGAAACATATGGCTGGAGACCCACATGCAAAACGCCTATTGTGGTTTGTATTTATGGGCTCAAAAGGTGGCTTGAACAGAATTCGCCTCATTTCTCATATACGCGATAAACCTCTCAATGCAAACCAACTTGCAAAAGAGATGGATCTTGATTACAAGGCAATACAGCATCACATAGGAGTCCTTGAAAAAAACAATCTGATAACTCGAGTGGGAGAAAAATATGGTGCAACATTTTTCATGTCTACGTTTCTTGAGGTAAATCTGCAGGTCTTTGACGAAATTGTAAGCAAATTGGAACAAAGTAAATAAGTCAAGTGGAGCCAAGTGTTTTCAAATGGAAGTCCTAATGACTGCAAGCACAATTGTCTCTGGAGCAAACATGGTAGCTCTTGGAGTACTCATCGGGGTTTTTGCCAAAATGTATTCCAAAACCAAGGCACAATTGCCCCTTGGGATGATATTTTTTGCAGGCCTATTGTTTTTGCATAATGTAATTGGGGTCTATGCATACTTTACAATGATGGAACTTTATGGATCTGCACTGCTGCCATACCTGTTGGCAGTACATGTGGCAGAATTTGCTGGCATACTAATATTTCTGAGAATAACCCTCCAATAGTTGGTTTATTTGTTAGATGAACAAAATTGATCTGTGAAGCAAAAGTACAAAGAATATCTAAAACTCAACAAGAATATTCTTTTAGGGTTTCTTGCATCAATTGCAATTTCTGCAATGGTTGCGCAAATATTTTCAAATCAGCAAAGTTATGTAAACGCAACCATAAGTTTGGGCGTTGACTATGTTGTGTACTTTTCCACTTTTGGCTCGCTTTATTACATTGATAACAAGAAAAAATATCTCCTTGAAACAGGCCAGGTAGACAAGGCAGAGCTCAGGCGAGATCTGATAAAGGTGATATCCTCTCTTGGAATAGGTGAGGTTGTCTATACTGCCTGCAGATGGTCTCTCCAGTATTATCTACTCACAAATTCCTATCAAGCTTATGCGGCATCTATTGTATCACAGTCCATCTCAACTGTAATCTACATGATAACTGTAAATTTGAGTGTGAAACTCATGAGGCTGTACAAAGATGGTCCTTAGCATATTTGTTGATGGCTCGGGTGGTCCCAGCTCCGGGTTTGGATTCTTTGTCAAAGAAACAGGCGAGTCATTTTACAAAAAAGAGCCTGGCATAACAAATAACCAGGCAGAATACATGGCTATTATTTCAGCTCTGCAAAAATTTACAGGCATTGAAAATGAGATTATCATCTACAGCGATTCAAAAAATACCGTATCACAGTTAAATCATGAATATGCTATAAACAATGACAAGTTGCGCAGCCTTGCGAGAGAAACTTGGGATCTTGCAGCCAAGTTTCCAAATCTAAAGATAATCTGGATCCCGCGAAACCAGAATCTAGCTGGAAAGATGCTTGGCAGCTAATCCATGGTTTGGGATCCAAGCTTTTTCCTTGGATAAACTTATTATACAAATTCATTTGAGTCCATCTCATTAAAATGAGTGAATCTATTTTCCTGTCTCCAAAATCTATTGCCATAATAGGAGCTTCTGATAAAGAAGGAAGCGTAGGTCGTGCCATTACATCCAACATACTAAAGGGGTATACCGGAAAGATTCTTCCGATAAATCCAACAAGGGAGACCATATTTGATAAAAAAGCGTACAAGAGTGTTCTGGATGTTCCAGAAGAGATAGATCTTGCAGTGGTGGTTACAAAAAATGATGTTGTTCCTGCAGTGCTTGAAGAATGTGGCAAAAAGGGAATCAAGGGAGCAATAGTAATCACTGCGGGATTCAAAGAAGTGGACGAAGAGGGTGCAAAGCTTGAGAGAAAACTTGCAGAAATTGCCAAGCAGTATGGTATCAAAATCATTGGACCAAACTGCCTTGGTGTGATGAACCTTGCACCTCAAACAATGATGAATTCGACTTTCCTCAAAGTGACCCCCAAGTCTGGAGGCATTGCTCTTGTATCACAAAGTGGAGCCATCTGTGCAGCACTGGTTGAAGATGCCAGTGCGCAAGGAATAGGATTTTCATCCGTAATCAGTATGGGAAATAAAGTTGACCTCAACGAGGTTGATATTCTAAAAATGCTTGCAGAACACGAGCAGACAAAGGTCATTGTAATGTATCTTGAAGACATGACCAACGGAAGAGAATTTTTGAAAATATGCAAGCAAATTACCAGATTAAACGAATCAAGAAAACCTGTGCTAGTTTTAAAATCTGGCCGAAGTCCAGAGGGTGCAAAAGCAGCCATGTCTCACACTGGCGCACTCATGGGCTCTGATGAAATCTATGATGCATTACTAACTCAATCAGGCGCAATAAGGGTTGATACCATGGAAGAATTGTTTGATTATGCAACTGCATTTTCAAAGCAGCCACTGCCTTCCAAGGGAGACTTGGTCATTGTATCAAATGCAGGAGGGCCTGCAATAATTTCCACTGATGCATGTTCCAAAATGGGAGTAAAAATGGCAAATATAGAAGACATTAGGCCGCACATAAATGCAGTTATTCCTCCGTGGGGAACCTCCAGAAACCCAGTGGACATTGTGGGAGATGCAGATTTTAACAGATTTGATCATGTGTTAAATCTCGTACTTGCTCATCCAAATACGGGTTCAGTCATAACAATGTGCACGCCATCTGCTACGCTTGATTACAATAAACTTGCAGAAGTAGTTGTCAATGCATCAAAAAAATATAACAAGACAATTCTTGCAAGCCTGATGGGTCTTGATGAGGGAATAAAAAACAAGGAAATTCTGGCAGAAGGTGGCGTTCCATATTACGGCTATGCAGAAAAAGCAATCCGTGCTTTAAAGGCAATGCTACGATTTGCCCAATGGTCTGCTACACCAGAAGGAAAGATACAGCAATTCAAAGTAAACAAGAAAAAGGTAGAGCAAATCTTTGCCAAGGTAAAGTCTGAGGGAAGGAAAAACTTGTTAGAGGAAGAGGGGCAAGAAGTTCTGCGCGCATATGGTTTTCCTGTACCAAAAAGCATTCTTGCCATAAAGGAAAAAAATGCAACAGCTGCTGCAAAAAAAATTGGATATCCTGTTGTGATGAAAATTGCTTCGCCGCAAATTATTCACAAGTCTGATGCGGGGGGAGTAAAAGTTGGATTAAAGACACCCCAGGAAGTCAAAAAGGCCTTTAAAGAAATAATCAAAAATGCAAAAAAATACAACAAGAAAGCAGTCATCAAAGGTGTACTGGTTCAAGAGATGGTAAAAGGTGGAAAAGAGACAATCATTGGCTCAAAACAAGAACTGGGATTTGGACCTGTAGTTATGTTTGGCATGGGTGGAATATACGTTGAGGTACTAAAGGACGTAACATTTCGGATTGCTCCTGTCACAGACTCGGAAGCCGATGAAATGATATCATCAATTAAAACAAACAAGTTACTGCAGGGCGTAAGGGGAGAAAAACCGTCTGATGTCAAAAAACTTGCAGACTGTATACAACGAATTTCACAGCTAGTGACTGACTTTGAAGAAATAAAAGAACTTGACATGAACCCTGTTCTTGTATTTGAAAAAGGCAAGGGCTGCAAAGTTGTCGATGTAAGAATCGGACTTGTTTAGAAAACAAGGACTTGTTATAATATTTATATTACTTGTAAAGGGTACTAGCAGATATGCCAATTAAGACTGCCGCTGAGTATATTCAAAGCCTCAGAGGCCGTGACATGAAAGTTTACCTTTTTGGTGAACTTGTAAAAGAGCCAGTAGATCATCCCATGATAAGACCCTCAATAAATGCAGTAGCAGAGACATATGATCTGGCAGAAAAGGAAGCCGAGATGGCAACTGCAAAATCATCCATCACTGGCTTGCAAGTTAACAGGTTTTTGCACATTGCTGAGAGTGCAAATGATTTGGTAAACCAAAATAAAATGCAGAGAAAACTTGGCCAACTCACAGGAACATGCTTTCAAAGATGTGTAGGCATGGATGCACTAAACTCATTATATTCTGTTACTTTTGAAATTGACGAAAAACACAAGACCAACTATCATAAACGACTAGTAGATTTTATCAAGATGATCCAGCAAGAAAATTTTGTCATTGGCGGTGCCATGACTGATCCAAAGGGAGACCGAAGCAAGGCACCACACCAGCAAGAAGATCCGGATGTATTCTTACATGTAGTAGAAAAAAATGACAAGGGAATATTTGTTACAGGTGCCAAGGCTCACCAGACTGGTTGCATCAACTCGCACTGGATAATAGTCATGCCAACAATGAGATTGCTGGAAGGTGACAAGGATTATGCAGTGGTCGGTGCAATGCCTGCCGATTCTCCTGGGATCACATACATCTACGGACGCCAATCATGTGATACAAGAAGCATGGAAGAAGGAGACATTGATTCAGGAAATGCAAAATTTGCAGGTCAGGAGGCCCTTATGGTTTTCGATCGGGTGTTTATTCCATGGGACAAAGTATTCATGTTTGGAGAGTATGAATTTGCCGCGATGCTTGTAGAACGATTTACTTGTTATCACAGAAGAAGCTACGTATGCAAGACAGGCTTGGGCGATGTTTTAATTGGTGCTGCTGCCTCAATTGCTGATTACAACGGCGTACCTGATGTTTCCCACATACGGGACAAGCTGGTAGAGATGACACATCTTAATGAAACAATATATGCAACTGGCATTGCATCATCGTCTCAAGCTCATCGCACCAAGTCTGGTGTCTGGCTCAACGATGACATGCTAGCAAATGTTACCAAGCATAATGTAACTAGATTCCCGTATGAAATAGGCAGGATGGCACAAGACATTGCAGGCGGCCTTGTTGTCACACTTCCATCTGAAAAAGATTTGAAAAATCCAACAACAGGTCCTATACTGAAAAAATATCTCAGAGGACGAAAAGGAGTCGATGTGGAAAACAGGATTAGGATATTGAGACTAATTGAAAATATGACACTGGGCAGAAATGCAGTGGGATATCTGACCGAATCGATGCATGGTGCAGGCTCCCCTCAGGCTCAGAGAATACAGATTGCACGCCAAATGCAGCTTGGATACAAGAAAAAACTTGCTAAAAATCTTGCAAGCATTAAAGAAAATTCAGAATCAGAACCTGAACAATCAGATTACTTTGAGCGCGTATTCAAGATACGAAAATAGAAAAAATTTACTTGTCTGGATCTTTGTTCTGCGGCTCGCTTGTTTTTGGTTCAAGTGCGTTCGAGTCGTTTATGAGATATGATTTGTCACCTGATAAACTGCTGTCTGTACCAGTCCCTGACTTGTCTGAATTTGTCTTGTCATCGCCTGGTAAGGTATCTGTAGATTTTGGCTTGCCAAATTGTTTTACCAGCATGATTCCTACAATTACAGCTATTATGATATAATTGATGGGGGGTGTAAGTATTCTTGTCACATAGCCTATCTGGGGTATTACATAGACAACTTTTCCGATATAGTTTTCTTTTGTTATTGGAAAGTCAACTCCGGGTATGGACCCAGGATTTGCATCTCCCTTTGTTCTGATTATGAGGGGATTCTGGTTCAACACTTCTGCCACACGATGAACTATGACCTTGTCCTCCGACGGTGCATGGAAAACTATGATATCACCACGTTTTAATTGATCAAAAGCTACATGTCCCTGAACAACAATAACATCAAAGATTTGCAAGTTTGGTATCATGCTTCCACTTGATACGACATAAAATGGATTTTCTGTTCCAAATGCTACCCGGAGACCAATCCAAATTATTGCAATACCGATTGCCACTATTATGATATCCTTTACAATGCCTGACTTGAGGGAAAGTTTTTCCAATTATCACAAGTTCTTTGAAATCGTAAGATAAATCTTGCTTAACAATGGTGATTCACTTTAATTTGTTACCGCAGCTTTCACAGAACTTGGAGCCTTGACTGTTTGTGTAATTACACTTGGTGCATTTTAAATTATTTTCAGCAAGCAAGCTCTTAAGCAATACAATCTCGCCAATTTTTTGTATGTCATCCCACTTTACTGTGATGTCATTTCCATCATTTTTTGTTACAACTAGTACTATGTTTGACTGATCTGGCTGGATGCCCATCTCCTTGACGACTCCAACCTTTCTTGCTTCGGTGTCATAAACTGCTAGACCTGTAATTGAGCTAAATGTCTTTACACTGGTAGATGTTTTTGGCTGCTCTTGCAATTGAACGCTCTGAGCTGGCGGTGCTGCAACATTTGTGTTGGTGACAGGTATTGCAGCTCCAACTGATGCAGCTTCATCGGGCTTGCTAAAGTTTCTATATTCTGCAAGAATCGAGCCACATGTTGTACACATGTACTGTCCCTTTTCAAGAAGAACAAGATTTTCTGCCACTATCTCGTTTGGATTTTCATATTCTATCTTTGGACTTCCCTCGTATTCTTTTTCACATGTATTGCAGTAATACTTGGAAATTTTTTCTGAATCAAGACGGCCAACTGGAGCAAGAAACAAGTCTGGTCCTCCGAGATTGCCCTTTCTTTGCTGATCGTCGTTAACTGTTGCCATTATGAAACCTCCCGATCCTCGCAGTTTTTTTAATCGAAGTTCGCTGCTCATGCTTTGATCTACATAAATCTCAGATAATATGTATATCATTTTGATGGGTCAAATCTATACCACATATCAGAGCAAGAGATTATACAATTTCCAAAAATAACTGAAATTTTTTCAATATTTTGGAAAGAGTTATTAGAGCCAGAGGGCTACATTAAACAAAAATTGACGGAAATAGGTGATCAAACTTTTCTCTGTCGTTTCAATAAAAAGATGAATAAACTTGGCAAAATTTGAAGAATTAGGACTAAAGGATACAATACTCACTGCTCTTAATGAAATGGGTTTTCGTGAACCGTTTCCTATCCAGGCAGGAGCCATTCCAGTACTTCTTTCAGGTCAGGATGTTATAGGTCAGGCACATACTGGAACAGGAAAGACAGCTGCATTTTCACTGCCAATAATACAAAATGTCATTCCAAAAGGTGGGGTGCAGGCGCTCATCATTGCTCCAACAAGAGAGCTTGCAGTGCAGATATCTGATGAAATTGTAAAATTCTCAAGGCATTCTGGAATTCGTAGTGTAACAATTTATGGTGGCCAGAGCATGAATGTACAACTTCAAGAACTTCACCGGGGAGTGGAGATTGTAGTTGCAACTCCTGGACGCCTTATTGATCACATCAAGCGCGGTTCCATAAAACTACAAAAAGTAAAGTGGGTCATACTTGATGAGGCAGACACCATGCTTGACATGGGATTCATCGAGGATATCAAATTCATCTTGGACTTGGTTCCAGAAGATCACATCAATGCACTATTTTCTGCTACCATGCCTGCTGCAATCTTGATGCTTGCAGAAAAATACATGAAAAATCCACAAAAAATATTCATCGATTCAGATGATCTAAGTGGAGAGGGAATAGAACAAGCGTTTCTTGTGATAAAAGACAGGGAAAAAACAGATTATCTTTTTAAATTCATAAAAGAAAATGGCGCCGGTCAGGCAATAGTTTTCTGTTCTACAAAAGACAGGACAAGAAGGGTTGCACATGAACTGGAACAAGGAAGATTCAACGTAGTCTCAATTCAAGGAGACATGTCTCAGTTTAGAAGAGACAAGGCAATGTATTTGTTTAAAAAAGGCAAGGCAGACATTTTGGTAGCTACTGATGTGGCAGCAAGAGGCATTGATGTGCCAAAAGTTGCACTGGTGATAAATTATGACGTTCCAAACCAGGATATGGTATACTTTCACAGAATTGGACGAACTGCACGAGCAGGAGAAAAAGGAAGGGCAATAACTCTGGTATCTTATTCTTCAATTGGAGACTTTAAGGCAATATCAAACCAAACCAAGGTCCAGATGAAAGATCTAAACAAGGAATTGGGAATTGCGGTAAATATACCAGATCCTCTGAAGAGGGAAGTAAGTCATAGGAGAGGCTTTGGCAGATCAGGTGGTGGTTATGGAAGATCTGGAGGAGGTTATGGAAGACGTGATGACAGAAGAGATGATCGCAGAAGATCTGGCGATAGAAACTATTACGGCCTAAGAAGTCGTTGGTAGAAAACCGGGTTCTGTCGGGTTATCAAGACCTGACGCAAATGGTAAAACCAAGTAACGCTGATATATTTATGATGGCAATCAAGTCAATAAAACAGAATTACGTATTTCCTAATGACATTGTATTACTCATGGAAACATTCAAGGAAATGGTAAATTTTTGCATCAAAACAGGATTACAGGAAAATATATCAACTCTAAACAAATTCTCATCACTACACTACAAGGACTTGTTTCAATTTGACATCCAGTCCAAGTACAAACTTACTGCCATGTCTCAGGCAATGGGAAGGTTGGCTCAGAGAAAAAGAGACATGAAAAAAGGCAGATTTCCAAAATCTCCATATGTCTCAAAACCATATCTAGTATCATGTTATGGATTCAAGATAAATGGAATGTTGCTGTCATTTCCAGTCTCAAATGGTGACAAGTTCTTGGTAAAACTAAACGAGTACACTATATCCAAACTTGATGGTACAGAACCACGGTCATTTACAATAACTCCAAGTTCAATATCAATCTCAGTAAGGAAAGAAATCAAGCAAATAATTCCTGAAAATGTTATTGGAATAGATAGAAACCTGAGAAATGTAACCATATCAACAAATGACGGAACTGTAATGTACAAGACCAACAAGTTACTATCAATCAAGGAAAACACATCTCACGTATTATCGTCTTTCAAGAGGTTTGATGTAAGA
Coding sequences within:
- a CDS encoding reverse transcriptase-like protein, producing MVLSIFVDGSGGPSSGFGFFVKETGESFYKKEPGITNNQAEYMAIISALQKFTGIENEIIIYSDSKNTVSQLNHEYAINNDKLRSLARETWDLAAKFPNLKIIWIPRNQNLAGKMLGS
- a CDS encoding 4-hydroxyphenylacetate 3-hydroxylase family protein; protein product: MPIKTAAEYIQSLRGRDMKVYLFGELVKEPVDHPMIRPSINAVAETYDLAEKEAEMATAKSSITGLQVNRFLHIAESANDLVNQNKMQRKLGQLTGTCFQRCVGMDALNSLYSVTFEIDEKHKTNYHKRLVDFIKMIQQENFVIGGAMTDPKGDRSKAPHQQEDPDVFLHVVEKNDKGIFVTGAKAHQTGCINSHWIIVMPTMRLLEGDKDYAVVGAMPADSPGITYIYGRQSCDTRSMEEGDIDSGNAKFAGQEALMVFDRVFIPWDKVFMFGEYEFAAMLVERFTCYHRRSYVCKTGLGDVLIGAAASIADYNGVPDVSHIRDKLVEMTHLNETIYATGIASSSQAHRTKSGVWLNDDMLANVTKHNVTRFPYEIGRMAQDIAGGLVVTLPSEKDLKNPTTGPILKKYLRGRKGVDVENRIRILRLIENMTLGRNAVGYLTESMHGAGSPQAQRIQIARQMQLGYKKKLAKNLASIKENSESEPEQSDYFERVFKIRK
- a CDS encoding 4-hydroxybutyrate--CoA ligase, with the protein product MSESIFLSPKSIAIIGASDKEGSVGRAITSNILKGYTGKILPINPTRETIFDKKAYKSVLDVPEEIDLAVVVTKNDVVPAVLEECGKKGIKGAIVITAGFKEVDEEGAKLERKLAEIAKQYGIKIIGPNCLGVMNLAPQTMMNSTFLKVTPKSGGIALVSQSGAICAALVEDASAQGIGFSSVISMGNKVDLNEVDILKMLAEHEQTKVIVMYLEDMTNGREFLKICKQITRLNESRKPVLVLKSGRSPEGAKAAMSHTGALMGSDEIYDALLTQSGAIRVDTMEELFDYATAFSKQPLPSKGDLVIVSNAGGPAIISTDACSKMGVKMANIEDIRPHINAVIPPWGTSRNPVDIVGDADFNRFDHVLNLVLAHPNTGSVITMCTPSATLDYNKLAEVVVNASKKYNKTILASLMGLDEGIKNKEILAEGGVPYYGYAEKAIRALKAMLRFAQWSATPEGKIQQFKVNKKKVEQIFAKVKSEGRKNLLEEEGQEVLRAYGFPVPKSILAIKEKNATAAAKKIGYPVVMKIASPQIIHKSDAGGVKVGLKTPQEVKKAFKEIIKNAKKYNKKAVIKGVLVQEMVKGGKETIIGSKQELGFGPVVMFGMGGIYVEVLKDVTFRIAPVTDSEADEMISSIKTNKLLQGVRGEKPSDVKKLADCIQRISQLVTDFEEIKELDMNPVLVFEKGKGCKVVDVRIGLV
- a CDS encoding signal peptidase I, coding for MEKLSLKSGIVKDIIIVAIGIAIIWIGLRVAFGTENPFYVVSSGSMIPNLQIFDVIVVQGHVAFDQLKRGDIIVFHAPSEDKVIVHRVAEVLNQNPLIIRTKGDANPGSIPGVDFPITKENYIGKVVYVIPQIGYVTRILTPPINYIIIAVIVGIMLVKQFGKPKSTDTLPGDDKTNSDKSGTGTDSSLSGDKSYLINDSNALEPKTSEPQNKDPDK
- a CDS encoding amino acid kinase family protein, which translates into the protein MENLVISKFGGSAVGVDGILIPTIIKRINELKKNSKVITVFSAPLTVYNEKQRSLTDIALEIGRRAERGEKPDTEILRKPYQKIVQTIDRTLQEDCNKTIDLFLEKARTVLSETLQKREFANETRARLLAYSGEILMSHVMNHVLKSSGIKSEVIPFDIWPIITDNNLESANFLASESSERMEEVEELLEKNDVLSIGGFIGKTVDGIETTYERGGSDRTAADLGILFNKKYNTRIDFEKDSAVLSADPRLVKEELESITSLSYNEARIAGMFGMKILDPIAIKEIVENGVEIPIIITDMGKPENITTIERKPSEKNGHPLKIVTGKKNCSIVRIEKDASERLFHSLDRDKRYSEFVVLSPFTKDDIEFTRILFLDGDYVKRNERYILGFDSLASITYNRGVITLIGDEMWRVQQVASKASSRIGEAGLNILNMDAQEETSRIIIVIEDSGDSIEKAIRTVHAERSKIKFV
- a CDS encoding zinc-ribbon domain-containing protein → MSSELRLKKLRGSGGFIMATVNDDQQRKGNLGGPDLFLAPVGRLDSEKISKYYCNTCEKEYEGSPKIEYENPNEIVAENLVLLEKGQYMCTTCGSILAEYRNFSKPDEAASVGAAIPVTNTNVAAPPAQSVQLQEQPKTSTSVKTFSSITGLAVYDTEARKVGVVKEMGIQPDQSNIVLVVTKNDGNDITVKWDDIQKIGEIVLLKSLLAENNLKCTKCNYTNSQGSKFCESCGNKLK
- a CDS encoding glycosyltransferase gives rise to the protein MVDLVFFSSPIGLGHATRDVAISYNLDGISKRFVSGRAGSTLISQNGFDADDLYMPPAFQVENGILRQPLKWLFKYYSYYKECKEISSEILKMYHPRVVASDEDFASLVVAQEMGIKTILVTDILKTSFAKGIGSIIERQMNKSMKKIIEKCDLVILPENGKNEGNLSRVGPIVRNTSQSRESLREKYAFHKKTIVVSIGGTDSGRFLIEKILEIYPKISPDCEIVIVSGPSFKINHKDIRNLGFVNNLHEIIFASDLVVSLAGKSTIDESRHYGTPGIFIPIKGHFEQEENARELGYTYGDIFNLDRLIRKKIDEKRNPQPFDGSKKASDLIKNFLA
- a CDS encoding ArsR/SmtB family transcription factor; translated protein: MAGDPHAKRLLWFVFMGSKGGLNRIRLISHIRDKPLNANQLAKEMDLDYKAIQHHIGVLEKNNLITRVGEKYGATFFMSTFLEVNLQVFDEIVSKLEQSK
- a CDS encoding radical SAM protein, translated to MFDYDYPLYRPPSEAKSLIFQVTLGCSFNKCSYCNMYRSKEYSERPWEEIRSEIDLASKHMPDSTRIFLADGDALNLSTQKMIQILDYLREKFPNFERISCYAMPQNILKKSLEDLKKLHAAGLTMFYIGIESGSDTILKKVTKGATGQTIIKSCQKAKDAGYTISCMVILGLGGKTYSRDHIEETAKVLSVSAPHYVGALTLHLEDGIRDEFLTKFKEPFLPIDDSEALGELELLISKIDPSTQVVFRANHGSNAYPIGGTFPQDKQSMLQKISYLRDHPELCRPVGLRGF